The following DNA comes from Vicinamibacterales bacterium.
TCAACCTGCCGGACACCGTGGGCTTCGCGCTGCCCTCGGACATCGACCGGATGTTCAGGGCGGTCGGCGATCGCGTCGGGCCGGCGATCGTCCTGTCGGCGCACTGTCACAACGACCTGGGCCTGGCGGTCGCCAACTCGCTGGCCGCGATCGAGGCGGGCGCCCGCCAGATCGAGTGCACCATCAACGGCATCGGCGAACGGGCCGGCAACGCCGCGCTCGAAGAGGTCGTCATGGCGATCGAGGTCCGGGGCGACGCCCTCGGGTGCGCGACGGCCATCGCGACACGCGAACTCTACGGAACGAGCCGGGCGCTCTCGTCGATCGTGTCGGTGCCGGTCCAGCCGAACAAGGCCATCGTGGGCGACAACGCGTTCGCGCACGAGGCCGGCATCCACCAGGACGGCATGGTCAAGAACCCCCTCACCTACGAGATCATGCGGCCGGAGTCGGTGGGCGCACCGGCCACGCGGCTGGTGCTCGGCCGGCACTCGGGCCTGCGCGGCCTCGACGCGCGCTGCCGCTCGCTCGGCTTCCGCCTGCGCGTCGAGGATCTGCGCCGCCTCTACGCCCGGATGATCGAGGCGACCGACTACGCCAAGTCGATCGACGACGCGGACTTGGCGGCGCTCGTGCGGGAACTCGACGCGTCCCCGCTGGACGCGCCGTTCGACGGCCTGCAGGCTGGCGTGCGAGACTGTCACGATGCGACTGCGACTGGTCACTCTCGCTGGTGACGGCATCGGCCCCGAGGTCACCCGCCAGGCGATGCGGGTGCTCCATGCCGTCTCGGCGGTGACGGGGCTGAAGGTGGACGTGGCCGATCACCCGATCGGCGCGGCGGCCATTCGCGCCGCCGGCGTGCCACTGCCGGACGCGACGCTGGCGGCGTGCCAGGCGGCCGATGCCGTGTTCCTCGGCGCCGTGGGCGACCCCGCGTTCGATCAGCACCCGCCAACGCTCCGGCCCGAAGCCGGCCTGCTGGCGCTCCGCACCGCGCTCGGGGGGTTCGCCAACCTCCGGCCCGCGGTGGCCTTCGAGCCCGTGCTCGACGTCTCGCCCCTGCGCCCCGAGCGCGTCCGCGGCGCGGACGTCCTCGTGGTCCGCGAGCTGCTGGGCGGCCTCTACTACGCGGAACCTCGCGGGCGCGAGCCCGATGGTGGCGCCGCCTTCAACACCCTCCGCTACAGCGTGCCCGAGATCGAGCGGGTCGCCAGGGTGGCGTTCGACGCCGCCCGATCGCGCCGGCGGCAGGTCTGCTCGGTGGACAAGGCGAACGTCCTGGAGACGTCGCGGCTCTGGCGGGAGACGGTCACGCGCGTGGGGCGGGACTATCCGGACGTCGCGCTCCGCCACATGTACGTCGATGCATGCGCGATGCGCCTGGCGACGGCGCCGACCGAATTCGACGTCGTGCTCACCGACAACCTCTTCGGCGACATCCTGAGCGACGAAGCCGCCGTGATCGCCGGCTCGCTGGGGCTGCTGCCGTCGGCCACGCTCGGTGGCACGGTCGCCCTGTACGAGCCGGTCCATGGCTCCGCGCCGGACATCGCGGGCAAGGACGTCGCCAATCCGATTGGCGCCATCGGGTGCATCGCCCTGTTCCTCCGCCATACGGCGCAGATGCCGCGCGAAGCCGACGCCGTCGACGCCGCCACGCGCGAGGTGCTCGAGCACGGGCTCCGGCCGGCCGACCTCGCCCGCCCCGGGGACGCCGTGGCCTCCACGTCCGATATCGGCGCGGCGGTCGAGCGCGCCGTCGTGGACGCGCTCGAACGGCACTGGTCGTACCACGGCGTCTGAGCACGGCTCCCCGATGGCGAAGACACTGCTCGACAAGCTCTGGGACGCGCACGTCGTGGAACACCTCGACGGCGGGCGCGACCTGATCTACATCGACCTCCACCTGATTCACGAAGTCACCACCCCGCAGGCCTTCGAAGGGCTCAGGCTCGCGGGGCGCGGCGTGCGCCGGCCCGATCTCACCGTCGCGACGCTCGACCACAACGTCTCCACCGGTCCGCGCCACCTGCCGCTGACCGACGCCCTCGCAGCCGCGCAGCTCCAGGCCCTCCGGGCCAACTGCGCCGCGCACGGCATCGCCCTCCACGACCTCGACTCCCCGGGCCAGGGCATCGTGCACGTGATCGGACCCGAACTGGGGCTGACCCAGCCGGGCATGACCATCGTGTGCGGAGACAGCCACACCACCACCCACGGGGCGTTCGGCGCGCTCGCCTTCGGCATCGGCACGTCGGAAGTGGAGCACGTGCTGGCCACGCAGTGCCTCGCGCTGGTCCGGCCCAAGGCGATGCGCGTCAGGCTGTCCGGGCGGCTGGCCCCTGGCGTCACGGCCAAGGACCTCGCGCTGGCCGTGATCGGCCACGTCACGTGCGCCGGCGGCGCCGGCCACACCATCGAGTTCGTGGGCGAGG
Coding sequences within:
- the leuB gene encoding 3-isopropylmalate dehydrogenase, with amino-acid sequence MRLRLVTLAGDGIGPEVTRQAMRVLHAVSAVTGLKVDVADHPIGAAAIRAAGVPLPDATLAACQAADAVFLGAVGDPAFDQHPPTLRPEAGLLALRTALGGFANLRPAVAFEPVLDVSPLRPERVRGADVLVVRELLGGLYYAEPRGREPDGGAAFNTLRYSVPEIERVARVAFDAARSRRRQVCSVDKANVLETSRLWRETVTRVGRDYPDVALRHMYVDACAMRLATAPTEFDVVLTDNLFGDILSDEAAVIAGSLGLLPSATLGGTVALYEPVHGSAPDIAGKDVANPIGAIGCIALFLRHTAQMPREADAVDAATREVLEHGLRPADLARPGDAVASTSDIGAAVERAVVDALERHWSYHGV